Genomic DNA from Oryza sativa Japonica Group chromosome 5, ASM3414082v1:
ctctatctctttttcCTCTAACTATCCTTATCGCTTTCCTTACTCTAACTCCTTATCTCTTTCCCCTATATGTTTCTCAGCGTAGCAGTGGCTGGGAGCGAGCACACGATGAGGACGTcgggcaaccggcggcggagggccggccggccgggtggcggccgggcgcgcgaggaggaggccgggtGCACAAGGAGGGGCGCCGCGGAGGGCCGGGCGGCCGCCGGGCGCACAAGGAGGGGCGCCGCGGAGGGCCAGGCGGTGGCCGGGtgcacgaggaggaggcggggtcGGCGGCAGCCGGGCTGGggattttaggatttgtgatgaaACTTTTGTTGAGAATTTGTTATGTATTTGactgtgatgtgaatatgtgatgtttttttagaatttgtaatGTATGATATGTGATTCGGAGATGATTTGGGGGTTTCACAATTTGGGGATGTTTTGGGaatggagtgaaatcaatatgcaaggagttaaaaacaatgaaaaaactgCCAATCGGGACCTGGCCTCTTCCATCTTCAGTCCTAGTAACACCAACAGGGACTAAatatggatctttagtcccggttatttcacccgggattaaagatagctatctttagtcctggattcgtagtcccggttgtataatcgggactaaagggggttacaaaccgggtTAAAAACCCTTTCTCCAACAGTGATATTTGACACATTGTTTTTCATTTTGTAATGTGCCCTTGTTTCTTATATATAGAAGATTGATTgaaaaatttgacaaagttagatatcatgcatgcatatcaACTTACATATCATATTGTATCATGTACTTCAAAGATCGAACAAGACCGAACAAACCTACCATAAGAGGGTGAATGGTAGGAATACCAAAAACTTTctatggaaataaaagttaccttcAAACTTGACGAAGTCGTAGGCGTAGGCGATCTGACCTCCATGTGCACACAGGTCTGACCTCCCCTAAGCCGTCAGTCTGACCGATGTTATCCGGCCAATCGGACCGCAGCCTCCCTCTGCTACCTTCTCGccgccaccggtctgaccggttcctcgccaccggtctgaccggttccTCGCCACCGGTTAGACCATCGCCATGCCTCCGGTTAGACCGTCCTATGAACTCCGGTCAAACCGTCTGATCTAGAAAAACATGTATCGATGAAACTCTTGAAAGTAGATCAACTTTATTGCATCGatatgtgtttacaaagtgcatctAAAGCACTCCTCTCTCAACTCATGAACTATGATTGAAACCTCAAAGAAAATCTTAATTTTTCTCTTCCAAAAAGTCGATATCTTCTAGCTTTAATCCATCATATATTTACACCCACAACGTGGTTTCCCCTAGCCACGAATCCAACGAAAACTAGGACTCCTAATCACGTAGGAACCTATAAGACTTGGGAAACAACATCCCCGTACAACTCCACATTTCCAATCTTTCCAAACTTAGACTCCAACCTTCACCTCCACGTGCATTGTTCTCTAGCCTGAGCATCCCACATGATATCCTTGACCGTCTGAACCTTAACTTCTCCTAAGCCTAGTCCTGATCCATCACCAGCTATATTCCCATAGCCTCAAGCAACACCTGCCCATGAGCAACAAAGAAACTCCATATTCTAGTATAAGTTTGCACCAACTTGACTCACATCAGCACACAATAGTATCGTATACGAACATAAACCATCTAGAAATCATAAACATGAAGCAATCTGGAAATTCCACGAAAACTACCTGAAACCGACTCTCTCTTGGAGCCTGCCAGTTTGACCGTCGGACTACCTGGTCAGACCGCCCAATCACCACCGGTCTGACTAGCCACCAGTGCCGACAACCGAAAACACTATTCACCGTATTTTTACAAACACTTGCCTTTGACAATTGTTCATTATATAGATTAAATCACCACATGATTTCACAGTACTAGAGGATTATTACTAGAGAAAATATCTTGTATACCCATAAAATTTTAGCTAATCTCTTATATGTCtctgaattttgcttacttccttatatacccccaaattttgattttgatcccttccatacccctcctgttagttgaccgttagttgaccgtctaatttctataaaaatgaccattttaccctttggaTGAACACAAAAATTTAcgaattacattattaaaaaatgtaaaagtttgttgcatgagactattatagttatgagtttgtatgcgatgcattatttatcacaaattttacttttagataatgaaataaaaaatatatttatttttttaaaaaaagtcataaaaatTGAGGAGCATTTATACAAAAATAGGACTACCAACGCTCACAATATTTTTCTTATGAATGTTCCCGATCAAAAAATTCCATTGtcatattaaaatttcaaataaatattttaatttattacattttttttatttttaaacttatgtcaaaattttctgcagTAATCATTTAGTCacattagtttcataaaatgcacatattgtgcactcaaacaaaattttcaatcgtttttcaagtttatattcaaacttaaagcatcaagggcaaaaaagacatttgcaaccaaacatAATAATGAAATGAAGGAAAATGTAATggtaggggcatggaagggatcaaattgaaatttgaagggtatagaagggatcttataaattttaggggtatgaaatggattgagtgagttttcagggtacacagggaatttactcttattactacctccgataagaataagttaatctagtacatgatgtgacatatcctactTACATATCATGTTGTACACGTATGAATAAAAACTCTTATTAGGTTGCATGCCTTgaagaagtagggatgtgaaaattagagtttaatcctattgaaTTTAGTGGATTGTAGGTTGCATTTAGACATTTCTTGTTAATTCGGTCTATTCGGTTAACTGaggagactaaccgaattgaccaAACAAAATTCGGTCTCAGTCTCGATCTTTTCGGTTCAGTCTTTTTTTTACCCACCCCTAGGAACAATGGTGGCTCATGAAGAAAGAACGGTGATGGCGGTGCATAGTGTGGCAATTAGTGGTTGCGGGCGGTCTGGGGAGATTGTTGTCGACACAATCTCTAAAACCGAGTttgttaatattttttctttaaagTATTGATGTTACGTAGGCCACCATCCGTCATaaaaagaaatactccctctatcggagatatgggcccgggggtatgtgaGGTAGAGGAGAATTACTCTTCCTCTGGCCACGTGGCTTGGCCGGATGGCCCCACTCACACGCCACGCGTATCATAGAAGCAGCGGGGGGGGCCTCGGGGTACGACGTCGCCCCCTCGGGGTACGACGTCGCCCCCTCGGGGTATGACATCGCCCCCTCAAGCCCTATCGCACcttcgccccgaggccctcgcctgGCCGCCACGCGGCAGAGGGGAGCACAGGCTGAACAGCCGTAAATGCACAGCACCCCAACTGTCCCTCGCGGCAGACGTGTGGTGCGTCTGGCTAACCCCTGCCAGTCGgatgtgaccggtctgtgaccggcccgTTTCCGTCACATCCGATGGATAGGGTAATCATATCATCACGTCACCCTTGACCCCGGCGGAATGGGGGTAGGTGTGACCCGTCACATCCGAGTGCTGCTCGAGGAAGGGCTGTTGCATGTCTTCGAtcatttatgagggaatgaccGGGCTGACcaccgtgtcaggcgggggacGGCGCTGGGTTCCGCTCAAGGATCGGTTATGGCTTAGCTTCCGAGAGAAGGCACGTCTTGAAGGCCAAAAAGGTGAAGTGGGGTCTTTTCCCCCCTTTCCCCGGTGGAGAGTAGGTAGAATCGGCGcgtgtggtatccccttagaactataaaaggaggaccctgcCCACAGTGCAAGGAAGGGAACCCGAGAAAACCCAAACTTCGGAAGAGAGGAGGCAAGAGTGCTCTCCGGAGTAAAGGAACCCTTGTAACTTCATCGATAATCCCAAACACAAGAGTAAGGTGTTACGCTCTAttgcggcccgaacctgtataatccgttTGTGTACTAGCTCATTGATAGTCTTAGGGACGAGCAAACGAATTCCGAGAGACGGGCctccgcccccggccgaactcacgaaagggggtCTCACGACTCTCTGTTATTGAGGGTTCTCCCTCGACACCCTCCGTctcacaatataagggattttcagtttttgcttgcaacgtttgaccactcgtcttattcaaaatttttttgcaaatataaaaaatgaaaagttgtgcttaaaatacagtagataataaagtaagtcacaaataaaataattaataattttaaaaaattttgaataagacgagtgatcaaacgttacaagaaaaacttaaaatcttttatattatgggacggatggagtaatctCTAAGTAGTCAGTTttaaagtaataaaaatactgAGATAAAGTTGGAGTAGTCGAGTATCGCGTAAAAGAAAGAGAAATCTCCCGTCACttcgtctcctccgctccttgcgccgccgccaagacgaGTCGCGGCTGAACAGaacaggggaggggcggcgatctccatctggcgagcgagcagagcagggcaggggaggggatcctggtgagcatccacatcctctttctctttctgattcatctctctcccacCTCACCGGGACTACTTTTGTCTGGAATTTGCTTGCGCGCGTGCGTTCgtaaaccctagcttctcttgtAGATCTGGAAGAaagctcttcttcctctttaaTCTGAGAGCCTTAAACCTCTATTCTTAATACAACTagtaacagtttgtttgttcacCCAAAAAGTTTGGGGATCCGCCCCTGTTAGTGTTAAGGGGTTTTCCGTCTTGCCCTTGCCAAAGTCTAGCCTTCAATACTGGGGGTCTAGGGATGGAGCTGTCGGGCAGCCTCAGATGCTTGCACAAATCACTGCATTGtaattcttttgtttcttttattctgCGACAGGTCGTATATTCACCTACCTTGGAGTAATTCGCATACGTCACAAGTTAAAAGATGGGTATCCTTGAGAGGATCAAGGAGATTGAAGCCGAGATGGCTCGGACACAGAAAAATAAAGCAACAGgttgttttttattttaatacaaCCCTGTAATTCATCTTCATTccttcatattatttttttttcgtttctttCATCATGAAACTATACTAGCATGTTTCACTGGGTCAGTGATTGATATAAAAATTAACTTGGTGGATTGGATGGATGTCAAATGAGCATCGCAAGTATATGtttattttcaggattttttaCTTCATTATTTGCTGCTTAATTAGTTATACTGGCCACTGACGATTCTCAACCTTCCAGTTTATTTTGTTGCTAAAATTTCTCTTCATGTTGGTATTCAGTGTTATGGACATTTGGATCAATGATGGCCAGTGGGCCATTTATTTGTGCATCCACTAGTCAATGTTCAGATCCGAAATTGTTGATTTGTTGCCACATGTTCTTTGCTTGGCACAAATTCATCCATGTTATGACGAGTGGACTCAGGGAATTCGTCTTTTATTGCCTGATTTATGTTTACTGCATACCCTGCTTTATCCATTTTCTGATTGACACACACTATACTCGTCCAGTATCAACAGTCAGATGCCAAATTTGTTGCTAGAAGAACAGGCATAACTGAGTAATTGAGTATCTCTGTTTGCATATATGCAATTTATGTATCTGAACGTGAACTTGCTATTAACAATGTTGTATTTAGCTAATGAACGATTATCTCTGATCTCTTACATTCCCACCCATACTCAATACTGTGTGAGAAATGTCTTGCATATTGTTATCTGGGAATAATTTTTATTTCTGGTTGTCATACAGAATACCATCTTGGACAACTGAAAGCAAAAATAGCAAAGTTGAGGACACAATTATTAGAGCCCCCTAAGGTATTTATGACGTTTGAGCatttatttgaaatattttgttGCAAGTAGGGTATGGAATTACAAGTTCTTTTgttatttgaaatatttgaaatatCATGTTGATATTTCCTTTTGTTATTATTTTTCATCTTGATCATATCCTTACAAGTTCTTTTGGTAATATAAAAAGTTGACATAGTCATGGGAATTCCATGGATTTCTGTTGTCACATCTGCATCATTTTGGTCACATAGGGTTCCACTGGTGGAGGAGATGGTTTTGAAGTCACAAAGTTTGGGCATGGTCGTGTTGCACTTATTGGATTTCCCAGGTCTCTCCTCCGCCTACATCCCTATAAATTGAGTACCCTAAAATCCTGTGTTTCAAGCCTTTCAGTTTGTAGCGATAGATTTAGAATTCATGGAGTCTGTTATGATCAGTATAACTGTATAAGAACCTGGTGTAATATAATCTTCTCGATATATTGTTTCCTCCCTTGTATTCTTGTGCATGCCATTCCAGCTCTTACGAACTATTGGCTGCCTTGTATTCTTGTGCATGCCTGTCTTCTAACTCTTCCATCTAATGACTTGAAAAAGAACGATGGGAATTTGATATCTAAATATCTTAATTGGTAGAACGATGGATTACCCATGATAAATTGGTATTCCATGTTGTATTCCATATACTTTCTAGCATGCATGTGAGCACGTTGTTTGTTAAGTTCAATTTAAGATGAAAACATCTATGTCCCAACTCTCTACTAAAAACTGTTGAGTCccaatctttttcttttctcaggtTTATTAAATCACTGTGATTTCCGTGTTGAAATTTATGTTGCAGTGTTGGAAAGTCAACTCTTTTGACTATGTTGACTGGGACCCATTCTGAAGCTGCATCATATGAGTTCACAACCCTCACTTGCATTCCTGGTATTATCCAGTACAATGATACCAAAATCCAACTTCTTGATCTTCCTGGTATCATTGAAGGTGCATCAGAAGGCAAGGGGCGTGGTAGACAGGTAAATTTTGTGAATGTTTTTATTATCACAATGTGTACGGTGCATCTGTGTCTTTTTACCCAAAAATAACttgtatttaatttttattttaatcattTTAGGTCATTGCTGTCGCAAAGTCATCAGATCTTGTGCTCATGGTTCTGGATGCCTCAAAAGTAAGTAGTGTAGCTGTATCGGCTTTGCTTCATTGCTTTTCTAGTCCTTTACTTTGTTGAAGAGCTAATGTTCTTAAAGATTGGAAAGGGTCCGATGtacttttttctcttttgtagTGTGATTGTCCATCCATCATGATAGACTAGAAAATCAGTCTCAGTCATCGTAGTTTTGATATAATTCTGAACTCAGGACTAGCTAAACAACACCTTTTACTAGCAGAATATTTTAAAGTATCCACATTTTCAATTAAGCCTTCTGTTGTTAGAATGCTCAACTGTCTTACTCTGCAAGCACCTGCATATATTTTATAATGATAAAATTATCTTACTTGAGGTAACTTTGAGCTTTAGGAAACTAAAAGTTTGAAAACCTAAAAGTTAGGAGACAAGAAACAAGGGGTTGTGACCTGTAAACAATAGATAAATAGGGGAAATTATGAATTTAAAGTTGACAATATAGGGCAAACAATCATGTGATAAGCTCAACACTTGGCTACTTATTCACCAAggccatttttcttttttaacatTGCATATCTCCTTCactagatgttttttttctcttttcttaatAAAAACTCCTGTAATATTACTAGTAAAATAGGTGAACTTCAAGTTCAGTTGAGTGCTCATGTTTGCTATTTTGTAAATATGTCCTATAAAGACAGGAAATTTTATACACTGTCTTTAAATGAATCTATCAATTTTATAGTTGCTTGAAAGTTCTTAGAAGATTTTAGTGGAGAGTTTGTTAAGGTTAGATTGATGCAAATCAAGAGGCGGGGTTTGATGgagttccttttcttttcttaatgAAAAAAATGTTACAATTACATCCAATCTTTCCCCTTCTATATGTGATTGAACATGATCCAAGCTTTACCTGAGCTCTGTTTGCTTATTGGATTCTTGTTCTGAATTTCATTTCAGAGTGAAGGACACCGCCAAATATTAACTAGAGAACTGGAAGCTGTTGGACTTCGTCTGAACAAAAGGCCTCCTCAGGTAGTGCTTAGGGCGAAATTAGAATTCAACATTGAAAACGCAAGATGGACAATTTGGGGCTCAAACAACATTCGTTTCATCTGATTCCATTTCCAACAAATGAACCAATTTGCATGACATCTTGAGCATCATGTGCTTGATTAGGATTAATTCCAGGTGTATCATTATCATCTTGGTAAAATATACATTTGCCTACATAAGAAAACAGTACGTGAACCGTGGAGTGGCAAGCCAGGGTTGACTGCAGATTCCCCTTGCCATGTCAGATAATTTGTCAAACTACTGATAGTAAATATAACAGTGCTAAGTCATTCTGCACATAGATCTGCAAGTATATCATAAATCACTCTTCAGCAAGCTTCTGTGGACTATTTGAACCATGTAACTCTGCTGACTAGTTCCTTGAATCAAGTCTTACATATGGTGTACCTGAGTCATGTTTATACAGTTGGTGTTGCTCTTTCTAAATCATATTCTTTGTTGCTAATGAATCATTTCGTATGTGTATCTGTACTGTTTATTTTCCCTGGTCTATTATTAATCACTTCTGCTTGTATGAACAGATATATTTCAAAAAGAAGAAGACTGGTGGAATTTCTTTCAACAGCATGATTCCCTTGACCCATGTTGATGAGAAGCTCTGCTATCAGATACTGCATGAGTACAAAATTCACAACGCAGAGGTCACACACGCACTCTTATgattgtgtatgtgtgtgtttgTGCACGCATGATTAACACAGTTATTTGGTTTTCTTTAGGTGTTATTCCGCGAGGATGCTACCGTGGATGACTTCATCGATGTTATTGAAGGAAATCGGAAGTACATAAAATGTGTTTATGTATATAACAAGATTGATGTTGTTGGTATTGATGATGTGGATAAGCTTGCTCGGCAACCAAATTCGCTTGTGATCAGCTGCAATTTGCAGGCATGTTATATATCTTCTGTTTACTCTCTCAGTTAAATTTTGGCTGCCATCGTTTGGCATATTTTCAGAATATGccaaatggcatatttgcaaacgagtagcagtttgtgaataaaacttttatatatgtgttcttatcgatccaaaagcaaaggctgaaaaataaacttcgatgaaaaaaccccaaaatcagctccaaatttaacattgaaaattcaaattttggctgataagcataagcatatgCCAAACGATGGGGACCTTTATATCCTTCTCAAGTTATTTCTGGTACTTCCCTTGGGCCTTGTGTGATGTGAGCATCTTGAAAACCGCAGTGCACGCAGAAGTATTGAGTTTTCTGTCCCCAATTGGTTCTCTTTTCCATTTTGTGGTTCTTTATCTTGAATTTAACATAAACTATTTCTTTGCAGCTAAACTTGGACAGGCTACTAGCAAGAATGTGGGAGGAAATGGGGCTAGTGAGAGTGTATACAAAGCCACAAGGACAGCAACCTGATTTCACAGATCCAGTTGTTCTTTCTACTGTAAGCTTTATTTGTTGTCATGCCTTGCACTACTTGTTCTAAAGGACTGCAATATGTTTGATGACTTGGGTTTTGTGTCAACAGGATAGAGGTGGCTGCACAGTTGAAGACTTCTGCAACCATATCCATAGGAGTTTGGTCAAGGATGTGAAGTATGTACTTGTATGGGGAACAAGTGCGAGGCATTACCCGCAACATTGTGGGCTTGGCCATGTTCTTCAAGACGAGGATGTCGTCCAGATAGTAAAGAAGAAGGTTTACTTTCATCACACTtaaaaacatcaaaattaacTCTTAAGGTGGTGTTTCTATCAATAATTGAAATGGTGCTAAATCTATGACCTAAAAACTTCCAGGAGAAGGAGGACGGCGGTCGAGGCCGCTTCAAGTCGCACACAAACGCGCCCGCTCGCATATCCGACAGGGAGAAGAAAGCTCCTCTGAAGACCTGAATGTGGACATGAAACCGCAGTTTTGTCGGCTGTGCCAACATCAAAATAGAGCTACTTTTTTGCCTGGAGCTGGTTGAGCTGTGCGCTACTTTTTTCAATGTGGAGCCCTGTTTTGTGCCTTCAGAAGGGCCATACTTGAGTACTCGCCTGGTTCCGTTCCTCCTGTATCTCTCTGCAGAACACACCTTTGCAGTGCAACTATGAACATCATTGTGTATCTGTGCACCATTGCAAATACGGGCGGCAAATGGATGTGCTGCGCTTGTGTTAGAATGTGGTGATAATGTCCAATATCCAATGTGGACGAAGATGCTCACTGCAGTGCAACCATGAACTAATAAATGCATATATGAGGAGCATGGCACAAGCTCAAATCTGGACCGTTAATTCAAAACGGATGATGCGTCTTATAAAGTGAGTATAAGGCTTGTACTGAACATGAAAGATAGAAAAACAGTTCAAATTTAGATGGTATTGCCACCGTCCTTTGGTCGGCTCCGATTGGTGGCAATATGTTGAATTGAAACGACCGGAAATGAAGCTACTTTGCAAGCTGCAACATTATTCACTGAAAAACAGTGATATGGCCAAAGACAGATAGTAATTGGATTATAAAATGTTACggcccgttcttttctccaacaagagttggatgaagattaagattttttggcacgcttttcaaactactaaacggtgtgtttcgtgcgaaaaaattctatatgaaagttgctctaaaatatcatattaatttattttttaagtatgtaataattaaaactcaatcaatcaaatgttaataccacatcgttttacgtaaaaaaacttaatattcatcttcaggagaaaagaaaaaaaaaagaacaccgtAGAAAGTGATATGCCAAAATGTAGCGAgtaatactcccttcatttcatatCGTAAACTTTTTGACGGTTCATCCATTGATCAATGTATACGTTTCCTATATGTgtttatattcattaacatatttataaatttgtgtaatgctagaaaatcttgcACAGTAGAACGGAGGAAGCATATCGGATCATAATAAACTGTGTACGCAATCGCACCACTTAGCCATCTGATCATAGGGTAGCTAATCTTCCCAATTGTCTACTTATATTATAAAGTAATTGTATAAGAGGGGAGTTTAAGcactttaaaatttaataaaaaaaattctctaagCCTTATCATTTGCTATATAGTAAACAatgtaaaaatgtttatattataCTCCAAATTATAAAAGCAGTTTTTACATTGTTTTATGTTGAGAAGTATAGACACGAGAAGGGAGAAGGTGTCCCCCGTCTTCAGTCTCTTGAGTGACTGACGGACACTACTCTACTCCCTCCGCTCGCCGGAGCTAatggcgacgccggcgagcttcCACCACCCCGCCTCCCCGCAGCCGGCGAtacccggcgcggcggcggcggcggtggccgcgtgcgccgccatggccgtctCCTACGTCGCGGTGCTCTACGCCCCCAcggccctcctccgcctcccgccccCGACCTCCCTCCACgtcttcctccaccgccgcttcctctgcgccgccttctcctcctcggcctccctcctcgc
This window encodes:
- the LOC4338525 gene encoding developmentally-regulated G-protein 2, producing MGILERIKEIEAEMARTQKNKATEYHLGQLKAKIAKLRTQLLEPPKGSTGGGDGFEVTKFGHGRVALIGFPSVGKSTLLTMLTGTHSEAASYEFTTLTCIPGIIQYNDTKIQLLDLPGIIEGASEGKGRGRQVIAVAKSSDLVLMVLDASKSEGHRQILTRELEAVGLRLNKRPPQIYFKKKKTGGISFNSMIPLTHVDEKLCYQILHEYKIHNAEVLFREDATVDDFIDVIEGNRKYIKCVYVYNKIDVVGIDDVDKLARQPNSLVISCNLQLNLDRLLARMWEEMGLVRVYTKPQGQQPDFTDPVVLSTDRGGCTVEDFCNHIHRSLVKDVKYVLVWGTSARHYPQHCGLGHVLQDEDVVQIVKKKEKEDGGRGRFKSHTNAPARISDREKKAPLKT